In the genome of Dermacentor silvarum isolate Dsil-2018 chromosome 1, BIME_Dsil_1.4, whole genome shotgun sequence, one region contains:
- the LOC119452416 gene encoding uncharacterized protein LOC119452416: MGQLMSCCGCKCCSHTRERLRSRLRRLFESPQRPEQVPEKQSPVLQPQQQPDQQQGPEQDAATAEKSTSPPFVPGTAVQSPSDSEAGVTSSLGDTTDTEGRLSTVLSPTGSSLTVISPMTTSSDSREGAPPQEGGSSSGLSSTTPESDAHLSGNTAAGTVKTPP, from the exons ATGGGCCAACTGATGAGCTGTTGCGGTTGCAAGTGCTGCAGTCATACTCGAGAAAGACTGCGTAGTCGACTACGGAGGCTCTTCGAATCCCCGCAGCGACCGGAACAGGTGCCAGAGAAGCAGAGTCCTGTACTGCAGCCCCAACAGCAACCCGATCAGCAGCAAGGGCCGGAGCAAGACGCCGCCACAGCGGAGAAATCAACATCTCCGCCGTTCGTTCCCGGGACTGCCGTCCAGAGTCCCTCAGATTCCGAGGCAGGTGTGACGTCGTCCCTGGGCGACACTACCGATACGGAAGGCCGCCTCTCCACCGTCCTCTCTCCGACGGGCAGCAGCCTGACGGTCATCTCTCCGATGACAACGTCTTCAGACAGCCGCGAAGGCGCTCCGCCACAGGAGGGTGGCAGCTCGAGTGGCCTGAGTTCTACCACACCTGAGAGCGACGCCCATTTGAGCGGGAATACAGCTGCTGGAACCGTGAAAACG CCACCTTGA